A window of Halobacillus naozhouensis genomic DNA:
ACGATTGTCGGCTGCTCTTTTGTTATTGGCATATTACCAAACGCGAATGGATCGACATCTTTATATGGATTAATCCTTGGTCTTGGTTCAGGTCTCTTCTACGCGCTTTATAGTGTATTTGGAAAAATCGCACTCAGGAAATATAAGTCTTTAACCGTTACTGTCTATACCTTTTTGTTTGCAACCGTTGCGATCACACCTTTTAGTGGATTGTGGTCTATAATTCCTCTATTTTCAGATCTTACAGTATGGATTTATATAATAGGTCTTGGTTTTCTCTCAACCATGCTACCATTTATTTTTTATACAAAAGGATTAAACACAGTAGAATCAAGTCAGGCATCTATAATCGCAACAATCGAACCAGTAGTTGCTACTCTAGTGGGCTTTTTAATCTTTCACGAAAAATTAAATTTGTGGCAATACCTCGGTATAGTTATGGTTATTGCTGCCGTTATTATTGTTCAAGAATCAAGAAAGGGCTCTAAGAGGAAATCATTTTTATCCAATGCATCCTCGCTTTGATAGTATATGTAACAATTTATCGGACATTTCAAACATCATGACTTAACTTTACTAAATTACTTATTGGATCTACCTATTGGTGTTTTAACATAAGAATGCCCTTTGCTGAGAAGTACTTGGAAATCAATATTAACAAAGAGGTAAAATAAACCAGAAGGTATGGTGAGTACCTCTTGAACTGACGCCAACCCTTCCATTATGATGGTCTACAATTTCTTTTGTTATCGCTAAACCTAATCCTGTCCCCCCTGTTTCACGGTTACGAGAGGAACAATTGCAGTAAGGCTGAAAATCCATAAGTAATGAAAGAGAGTTGAATTAAATTGGGTGACCGGGTTATACATCATGCCCATGCACTTACATTTACAGGAGATAGTTACAGAGTCAGCCATGCTTTATCAAGGCAAAACAACTGAACAAAATCGGCTGGCAAGCTTATGTATTTTTCATTGCATTATTATGTACTTTTCTATTGCAAAACACAGCTAGCCTCCTGCAACAACTTCTACCACAATATTCCCTGAAAGTTCATCATTTATATAAACGAGAAGATTCCAAACCCCTGCGGTTGGAAACCTTAAATTTGATGGCATATTTACTTCATCCTCATTAATTTGGGCACCTTCGTAGAATTCCCCTGAAAATACCTTGATTAATTCTTCGGATCCCTTTTTATACGCCATTATTTTAACTGGTTGATTCTTAATATTTTCTTTCCCCCAATAAAACCAAAAAATCTTTTGGTCTTTACTGGACACAATCGGGAAACTGCCAGTTATGCCAAAACTATTTTTCTTTCCGATAACTTCGTAGATTACCCTTTCACCACTGTAAGAGCTAGTTTCATAATTAAATGTTGGGGTTAGGTTCCACTCATTATATTCATCCTTTAGTTCAATTACGGCTCCTTCATAAGTCAATTCCATACTATTAGCGTTTTCTTCTTCAGGTTTACTTTTCATGTCGCACCCAGCTAAAAACAATAATAAAAGAGTAAGGTTACCTAAAAAAATAAGTATTATTTTCAAATACCTCATACCTTCTGGTTCTTTTTAGCAGCTTTGGCATTACACAGTTCCCTCCCAGTTATTGGATAAAAGAAAAGCTGAAGATCTCTCGGACAATCCTCAGTTATCGCGCTCCGTTTACAGACTTAATTACATTAGGATAAGTAGGTTGAAAAGCCATTTACTTTGTTAATGATAGGAATGGACTGACTGAAATTTCTTTCCTTTACTAGTTGGGTGGTTAATTAGAAAAACGTCTTATTAAATAAGCTTGTCCTTAGTATAGTTGAAGGTCTTCTCTGCACTCGATTTTAAAAATTCAACTAACCCATCTAACGAACCTATAAACTTCTCAACCTCAGATAGGTGATAAAATGTGCTTGTGGTAGTAAAATTATTAATTTCGTTATTAGGTGAATAAAGGATAACTTTTTTATTAAGTCCCAGGGCTATTCCTAATTCAATGTGGCTCCCTTTTCCTGCTGGCAATAAAACAACGATAAAATCAGACTCCGCCACAGCATTCATTTCTTGTTGGCCAATTTGCTTTAGGTCTTCAAGTGTTGATGCTTTTTCATGCTGTGTCCAATCATATGTATGTACGTAACCCTGAGCCTTCAACTGTTCACTAACGTACCGTACTTTATCTATATTTTTGAAACTTGATGCAATATAAAACTTCACGCTTATCCTCCATTTTTTTTATGAGCTCTGTTCTCCCACAATCCTGCTACAATTCTGGCGGAAAGAGGACGGTCACTTATATGTAATTGTGACTTCCCATAATTAGCATTTAGGATTGCCTCTGTCTTTATCATTACCTTCATCATTTTCTTCCTCTTGTTCATCCGCTTCATTCTTTCGACTTCCGTACTCAAGATTCCTTTTTTCCAACAAATAAATTCTCGGCCAACACACACAGATTAAAAAGGGCGCACTATTCGAATAGTGCGCCCACTTCATAAATAAACTCAAATCTCAGTTAATTGTTCCTCAAGAAGACCCATCGTTGACTTTGCTCCATCTATTGCCCCGTACTTCTTAACCGCCTTTTCCAATTCCGCAAAAGATGGAAAAACCATGCGCATAATGAGCTCGGTATGATTGTCTTGTTCATCAAAAGTCACTGTTACTTACTGCTCTTCGTCTTGGTCCTTTTGTTTCTTTGCAAATCCTCCAGATAATCGTCCAAGCGATTAAACCGCTCATTCCAAACGTTCTGGAAAGAGTGCAGCCAGTCGTTAAGTTCCTGGAACGGTTGTGGGCGAAGCTTATAAATTCGACGATTGGCATCGCATCCACCTCTACAAGCCCAGCATCCATTAGCACACGAAGATGCTTGGAAGTTTGCGGTTGATTGAGTCCAAGACACTTGGCAACTTCCCCTACAGAAAGAGGGCCATCTTTCAAAAGTTCAACAATCTGTAAACGATTCGGTTCAGATAAAGTCTTAAATGTTATATTCATGGTCGCTTCTTCTTTCTTCCCGATTCAACGTAACACCATGTATTTGGCTAGTTTACTGAATTTCTCCTAAATGTTTTCCCAAGTTGTTAATGGTCTCTTTTAGACCTTCCATCATTCCCATATCCATGGTTGCTCTAAGATCTTGAGCCGACGGCAATTGAATATTGACTGTAAGTTTGGTCTGTCCTTCCTTTTCCACGAACGTCACTGTAGCCTAGTGCTCAGGAAGAGGGCCTTCAATTGGGTTAGCTTTTTCATCTGATAAGGTGCTGGTGTAAACGATCTTCTCAGGCTCCACAATTTCTTGATATACACATCTGGACCAATGTCTGTCACCCTCAGGCGATTCAAAGCAATAGTGCCAGATACCACCAGGGCGAAGATCAATGCTGCAGACTGGCATCGTAAATCCACCTGGTGCCCACCATTGAGATACATGCTCGGGCTCAGTGAATGCCTTAAAAACAAGTTCACGCGGTGCATTAAAGATACGCTCTAGGGTGAATCCCCTCTCCCCAACGTTTGTAGTAAGGGTTGCCAATTCATTGCTTTCTGCCATTGTAACCTCCCCTTTATATATTGGACGCAGTCTTGTATGAGACTGTGTCTTCTTATGAATACAGTATACTTCATAAAGAATATTCCTTTAAAGGAATATTTAGTAAAGATTTAGCTTATTTAACTCATACAAACTAAAAAACTCCGACAACCTTTCCTAAGGTGTCGGAGTTCATTCCATTTCGCAAAAAAGCCCTATGAATCTTTATTCCGTGTTTCTTCAATGATACCTTGTTCTTTAGCTAGCTTCTTTGCAATCCGAGGCGCGTGCCATAACAAAGGAAGCATTAAAATCGAGACGGGCACAGCCGCAATCACGACAAATGACTGTAAGGCCCCTATTCCTCCCCCGCCAATTTTAATTAAAATCGTAGCAATCACAGCCATAATCACGGCC
This region includes:
- a CDS encoding nucleoside 2-deoxyribosyltransferase translates to MKFYIASSFKNIDKVRYVSEQLKAQGYVHTYDWTQHEKASTLEDLKQIGQQEMNAVAESDFIVVLLPAGKGSHIELGIALGLNKKVILYSPNNEINNFTTTSTFYHLSEVEKFIGSLDGLVEFLKSSAEKTFNYTKDKLI
- a CDS encoding SRPBCC family protein — translated: MAESNELATLTTNVGERGFTLERIFNAPRELVFKAFTEPEHVSQWWAPGGFTMPVCSIDLRPGGIWHYCFESPEGDRHWSRCVYQEIVEPEKIVYTSTLSDEKANPIEGPLPEH
- a CDS encoding ATP-binding protein, which encodes MDFQPYCNCSSRNRETGGTGLGLAITKEIVDHHNGRVGVSSRGTHHTFWFILPLC
- a CDS encoding DMT family transporter translates to MENKSALLFIGAGASLWGIISVFVTYLYEIGFTPTQVVTMRVLSATLFLIVYALFKNRQLLKIKISDCKYFVGTGIFSIILFNWCLFSAIEETSVSIATILLYTAPAFVTLFSRLIFKESLTTRKVAALLITIVGCSFVIGILPNANGSTSLYGLILGLGSGLFYALYSVFGKIALRKYKSLTVTVYTFLFATVAITPFSGLWSIIPLFSDLTVWIYIIGLGFLSTMLPFIFYTKGLNTVESSQASIIATIEPVVATLVGFLIFHEKLNLWQYLGIVMVIAAVIIVQESRKGSKRKSFLSNASSL